The following are encoded in a window of Variovorax paradoxus genomic DNA:
- a CDS encoding DUF3540 domain-containing protein produces MTIRDTVSDAPPARRDMRTRAAAGPRPEGGGVVNALGTVTAILPGGIHSVDSDGHVLRCLRAASCLLRPEIGDIVLVSGPDERRLYLTAVAEQADAGVAHIEVAGDLTLASQRGAVRVQAASELQLSGPRALRMDTAQLHLDAQAAECQVGHMSYQGVEARATVLNMRVVGRVYEAIVDRLVHLSKSAFRMTEGVDQVHAGQIDYNASEMARVHGRNTVVTAKDLIKADAKQIHMG; encoded by the coding sequence ATGACGATCAGAGACACAGTTTCCGACGCGCCCCCCGCACGCCGCGACATGCGCACCCGCGCCGCCGCTGGCCCCAGGCCTGAGGGCGGCGGTGTGGTCAATGCGCTGGGTACCGTCACGGCCATCCTGCCCGGCGGCATCCACAGCGTGGACAGCGACGGGCATGTGTTGCGGTGCCTGCGCGCCGCCAGCTGCCTGTTGCGGCCCGAAATCGGCGACATCGTGCTCGTCAGCGGTCCCGACGAGCGTCGCCTCTACCTGACGGCGGTGGCCGAGCAGGCCGATGCAGGTGTCGCCCACATCGAGGTCGCGGGCGATCTCACGCTGGCCTCGCAGCGCGGTGCGGTCAGGGTGCAAGCGGCCAGCGAGCTGCAGCTGAGCGGCCCGCGCGCGCTGCGCATGGACACCGCGCAACTGCACCTGGACGCGCAGGCGGCCGAATGCCAGGTCGGCCACATGAGCTACCAGGGCGTGGAAGCGCGCGCGACGGTGTTGAACATGCGCGTTGTCGGCCGCGTCTACGAAGCCATCGTCGACCGCCTCGTGCACCTGAGCAAGTCGGCCTTCCGCATGACCGAGGGCGTGGACCAGGTGCATGCGGGCCAGATCGACTACAACGCCAGCGAGATGGCGCGCGTGCATGGAAGAAATACCGTGGTCACGGCCAAGGATCTGATCAAGGCGGATGCCAAGCAGATCCACATGGGCTGA
- a CDS encoding DUF4150 domain-containing protein has translation MFFAAQGPSLDIGVPDVCKTPAVPIPHIDIGLGLMAIPNVPNIFWSCMMAHNKKTKIPLTFGDTAGIGLGVRVPSVMGQSKKITASNTFLIKGSPATRVTSFTKQNRGNVNGILGTPPQLTSVNLCA, from the coding sequence ATGTTCTTTGCCGCCCAAGGTCCCAGCCTCGACATCGGCGTGCCCGACGTCTGCAAGACGCCGGCCGTTCCCATTCCCCACATCGACATCGGGCTGGGCCTGATGGCGATCCCCAACGTGCCGAACATCTTCTGGTCCTGCATGATGGCGCACAACAAGAAGACCAAGATCCCCCTCACCTTCGGCGACACGGCGGGGATCGGGCTCGGCGTGCGGGTGCCCAGCGTCATGGGGCAGTCGAAGAAGATCACCGCCTCGAACACCTTCCTGATCAAGGGCTCGCCGGCCACGCGCGTGACGAGCTTCACCAAGCAGAACCGCGGCAACGTCAACGGCATCCTGGGAACGCCGCCGCAGCTCACCAGCGTGAATCTGTGCGCCTGA
- a CDS encoding pentapeptide repeat-containing protein: MVKRGQEIANQNLAGMDLRGLDLSGGMFIESDFTGADLSGASLKGSVFGDCGLGRARLERAVLDRCNFYGVNAEGAAMDGATMHGTSFYNTRLAHARFDGVEGDVIGISDCELVGTSLRGIKSEMLVFYGARLDRTDFSGAPLDGAIFYRADLRSAVFARCSFERCVFSECDLSGQVFRGQTFSLCQFPDANLAGCDFDEATLRQCNFKGARIEGGSFRRAAAAHSVFVGADLGGVAFNGGHFFQSVWADARLDGADLAGAQLEQCVFHRARCNAAQFSEAQLAYSDFSYADLRGADFRGAALMRTKVHRAVLEGTLFSDRGGLLLQEDALYEAEAYSARRPSHRDPSRRRGEAGAARQAAEKDSRT, encoded by the coding sequence ATGGTCAAGCGCGGGCAGGAGATCGCCAACCAGAACCTGGCCGGCATGGATTTGCGCGGCCTGGACCTGTCGGGCGGCATGTTCATCGAGAGCGACTTCACGGGTGCGGACCTGTCGGGCGCCTCTCTCAAGGGCAGCGTCTTCGGGGACTGCGGACTGGGCCGCGCCAGGCTCGAGCGCGCCGTGCTGGACCGCTGCAACTTCTACGGCGTGAATGCCGAAGGCGCCGCGATGGACGGCGCCACCATGCATGGCACGAGCTTTTACAACACGCGGCTTGCGCACGCGCGCTTCGATGGTGTCGAGGGCGATGTGATCGGCATCTCCGACTGCGAACTGGTCGGGACTTCGCTGCGCGGCATCAAGTCCGAGATGCTGGTGTTCTACGGGGCGCGGCTCGACCGGACGGATTTCTCCGGCGCGCCGCTCGACGGCGCCATCTTCTACCGGGCCGACCTGCGCTCCGCAGTGTTCGCGCGCTGCAGTTTCGAGCGATGCGTCTTTTCCGAGTGCGATCTGTCGGGACAGGTGTTCCGTGGGCAGACCTTCAGCCTGTGCCAGTTTCCCGATGCCAACCTCGCCGGCTGCGACTTCGACGAAGCGACGCTGCGCCAGTGCAACTTCAAGGGGGCGCGCATCGAGGGCGGATCGTTCCGGCGCGCGGCCGCGGCGCACAGCGTGTTCGTGGGCGCGGACCTGGGCGGCGTGGCCTTCAACGGCGGCCATTTCTTCCAGAGCGTCTGGGCCGATGCGCGGCTGGACGGCGCCGATCTGGCGGGTGCCCAACTGGAGCAATGCGTCTTCCACCGCGCACGTTGCAACGCCGCGCAGTTCTCGGAGGCACAACTTGCCTATTCCGATTTCTCCTACGCCGATCTGCGCGGCGCCGATTTTCGTGGTGCCGCGCTGATGCGCACCAAGGTGCACCGCGCGGTGCTCGAGGGCACGCTGTTCTCCGACCGCGGCGGCCTGCTGCTCCAGGAGGATGCGTTGTACGAGGCCGAGGCCTACTCCGCGCGCCGACCGAGCCATCGCGATCCCTCCAGGCGGCGCGGCGAAGCTGGCGCGGCGCGGCAGGCCGCAGAAAAGGATTCCCGAACATGA
- a CDS encoding DUF2169 family type VI secretion system accessory protein: MKIIKPLRLGMLTRPFANDGRHWLAVTAIAMTDRLGSDARLIPEQECWKIFGEEVGIDGAFDLGMPKLHPEFLVTGSAYTRQQQDKTQCAVRVRVGARQKDLLVFGDRFWVDGRPSAPQPFESMRIDWGHAFGGPGFAENPGGIGQAHEQVGGVRAQRLANIEDPRARVQRPDQTVQPAGFGPVEATRPSRADRLGRQYDEHWQNHLYPGYAKDMDWAFFNAAPPDQWFGREDGELAGAQFELWNLHPDRTVQHGRLPDWRARAIVVRGPINSVKLDEGTLHDVPMRLTTAWFFPHLERVGLIYHGFVEVEQDDAADVTHAMIAMEEAALPPQGLDGWRDVLVLRSESEDRALYGMRDDLLLPDPIIGPWPDLDAQFEPSPMRRNMQARADYERERMKVSFKSSGLGVAGQEEPPAVDLMEKVPTLRELPAYMAQRKVLIEEHRQKIEVARRELDEAAKANAVHSRKAGFDTSDLVQQTESSTQKGPPTVDRWARIESIVAQSEGSGFSPTPEQIAQLREIHDAAARQLLENYRRTAQHQDAADKMSGERSAETRMDVERRMAGARDLSDMDLTGADLSDMDLRGACWHRAMLECADLSGSRLDGGDLSDALLARARLAGTSMRGVNLKDANLALAQCEDSDFTGARFESTQLEGMAARGCRFADTFFDLHEAEGVVWENCGFERAQLRNLSFTEGSRLNGLDFEGASFHKVDWIECQAGGLRFCGATLDTCDWTDTDCTDAMDFSDARLVATCFVGSTDLRKADFQGATLIECNLQSIRLDEADFRDAKLDNTDFTDASMRGARLGGANADGSDFVRTDLTAASLVDASLIEADFSKAILVATDFHRANLFQADLSRCLIDDTTRFDEAYTVNVVTVPRRKAQEGPR; the protein is encoded by the coding sequence ATGAAAATCATCAAACCGTTGCGTCTGGGCATGCTGACCCGACCCTTCGCCAACGACGGACGCCACTGGCTGGCCGTGACCGCCATCGCGATGACCGATCGCCTGGGCAGCGATGCCCGGCTCATCCCGGAGCAGGAGTGCTGGAAGATCTTCGGCGAGGAGGTGGGCATCGACGGCGCGTTCGACCTGGGCATGCCGAAGCTGCATCCGGAATTCCTCGTCACGGGCTCGGCCTACACGCGCCAGCAGCAGGACAAGACGCAATGCGCGGTCCGTGTCCGCGTCGGCGCACGGCAGAAGGACCTGCTGGTCTTCGGCGACCGCTTCTGGGTCGATGGCAGGCCGAGCGCCCCGCAGCCCTTCGAGTCGATGCGCATCGACTGGGGCCATGCCTTCGGCGGCCCGGGGTTTGCCGAGAATCCGGGTGGCATCGGGCAGGCGCACGAGCAGGTCGGCGGTGTCCGGGCGCAGCGCCTTGCGAACATCGAGGATCCGCGCGCCCGCGTGCAGCGGCCCGACCAGACCGTGCAGCCCGCGGGGTTCGGGCCCGTCGAGGCCACGCGGCCCTCGCGCGCGGACCGGCTGGGCCGCCAGTACGACGAGCATTGGCAGAACCATCTCTATCCCGGCTACGCGAAGGACATGGACTGGGCCTTCTTCAATGCCGCGCCGCCGGACCAATGGTTCGGGCGCGAAGACGGCGAACTGGCGGGCGCGCAGTTCGAACTCTGGAACCTGCATCCCGACCGCACGGTGCAGCACGGCCGGCTGCCCGACTGGCGCGCTCGTGCCATCGTCGTGCGCGGCCCCATCAACAGCGTGAAGCTCGACGAAGGCACGCTGCACGACGTGCCGATGCGCCTGACTACCGCCTGGTTCTTTCCGCACCTGGAGCGCGTGGGCCTGATCTACCACGGCTTCGTGGAAGTCGAACAGGACGACGCGGCGGACGTCACGCACGCCATGATCGCCATGGAGGAGGCGGCCCTGCCGCCCCAGGGGCTCGATGGCTGGCGCGACGTGCTGGTGCTGCGCAGCGAGTCGGAAGACCGCGCGCTCTACGGCATGCGCGACGACCTGTTGCTGCCCGATCCGATCATCGGCCCGTGGCCCGACCTCGACGCGCAGTTCGAGCCATCGCCGATGCGACGCAACATGCAGGCGCGCGCCGACTACGAGCGCGAGCGCATGAAGGTGTCGTTCAAGTCCTCGGGCCTGGGCGTGGCCGGGCAGGAGGAGCCGCCCGCCGTCGATCTCATGGAGAAGGTGCCCACCCTGCGCGAACTGCCGGCCTACATGGCCCAGCGCAAGGTGCTCATCGAGGAGCATCGCCAGAAGATCGAGGTGGCGCGCCGCGAACTCGACGAGGCCGCCAAGGCGAACGCCGTGCACTCGCGCAAGGCGGGCTTCGACACGTCGGACCTGGTGCAACAGACCGAATCGTCGACACAGAAGGGCCCGCCGACGGTGGACAGGTGGGCGCGCATCGAAAGCATCGTCGCCCAGTCCGAGGGCAGCGGGTTTTCTCCGACGCCCGAGCAGATAGCGCAGTTGCGCGAGATTCATGACGCTGCCGCGCGCCAGTTGCTCGAGAACTACCGCCGCACGGCACAACACCAGGATGCGGCGGACAAGATGTCCGGGGAGCGGTCGGCCGAAACGCGCATGGACGTCGAGCGTCGCATGGCCGGCGCGCGCGACCTGTCCGACATGGATCTCACGGGCGCGGATCTCAGCGACATGGACCTGCGCGGCGCATGCTGGCACCGCGCGATGCTGGAGTGCGCCGATCTCAGCGGCAGCAGGCTCGATGGTGGCGATCTGTCGGATGCACTGCTCGCGCGTGCACGCCTTGCGGGCACCTCGATGCGGGGAGTGAACCTCAAGGACGCCAACCTGGCGCTGGCGCAGTGCGAGGACTCGGATTTCACCGGTGCGCGCTTCGAGTCCACCCAACTCGAAGGCATGGCCGCGCGCGGCTGCAGATTCGCCGACACATTTTTCGATCTCCATGAGGCGGAGGGCGTGGTGTGGGAGAACTGCGGCTTCGAGCGTGCGCAGCTGCGGAACCTGAGCTTCACCGAGGGCTCCCGTCTGAACGGCCTGGATTTCGAGGGCGCCAGCTTTCACAAGGTGGACTGGATCGAATGCCAGGCGGGCGGGCTGCGCTTTTGCGGCGCAACGCTCGACACCTGCGACTGGACCGATACCGACTGCACCGATGCGATGGACTTCTCCGATGCGCGCCTGGTCGCGACCTGTTTCGTGGGATCGACCGATTTGCGCAAGGCCGACTTCCAGGGCGCGACGCTGATCGAATGCAACCTGCAGTCGATCCGCCTGGACGAAGCCGACTTCCGCGATGCGAAGCTCGACAACACCGACTTCACCGATGCCTCCATGCGGGGCGCCCGCCTCGGGGGCGCCAACGCCGACGGTTCCGATTTCGTGCGCACCGATCTCACCGCCGCTTCGCTGGTCGATGCCAGCCTGATCGAGGCCGACTTCAGCAAGGCCATCCTCGTGGCCACCGATTTCCACCGGGCCAACCTGTTCCAGGCCGACCTGTCCCGGTGCCTGATCGACGACACCACGCGTTTCGACGAGGCCTACACCGTCAACGTGGTCACGGTGCCCAGGCGCAAGGCGCAGGAGGGCCCGCGATGA